ATATAGACCCTTTAGATTCTATTTCTCAGAGGAAGGATTTTTATGGTAAGGGTACATATTATAAGAGGTTTTCAAAAACAGAAAAAAGATATGCTTTTTCCAGTCAAATTACGGATTTAATTGAAAAGCTTGTAAATATAATTGAAGAAGCTGAAAGATCATCTCCAGTACGTGCTTTTGATATGCAAAACAGCATTTCTAAAGCACTAAAAGATATGCAGAAACAACTAGATCTTATTTCCAAGTATGATTGGGACTTTGATAACTACCTAGAAGAAGACGTCCCTGCAGTGGTGAGGTGCCTCCCTTATGCGATGCGTACACCAGCTGACAATTCGTAAGCCATGACAACTAACTTGAGTattgttaaactaaaatttttatcttAGATGGAATACATAAAGGATAAGAGTGAACCAAAGGATGGCAAGTTACTTGCAATTGGTCATTCTATGGGCAGTATCTTGCTATATGCGATGCTATCACGATGTGGTAAGATTCTGTAAAAACTTGCTTGTTCATCTACATTTATGACCTATGTAAAACCTATTACTGCATATCCTTTTGGCTATTACCTTTTTGGTATTGCAAAATAGTTTGTTATATTAACACATAACTGCATGTTTAATTTCTCTGTTCTGTTATGATTAGAATTTATTTAGCATTTTGAAGCTGTGACCAACTTGAATTTCATTTCCTTTGGACACAGCACCGACTGAAATAGACTTGTAAACAGTTTATAATCACTTCTTAGACCGGTTAAACATTTTAACAGCAATTTATTTATAGATAAAAGAATAGAAAACTTTGTGCACAAATTATGTTGATCTAGGTACTGATAATATTGGTTAAACTCACAAAAGAAAATGCTACGCTTGGTTCAACTATCTGATGCTTGAACCTTTTTATTTTGCTTATTGAGGCTAATCTAAGAGTTCAAACTGTTGCGTTTTAATTATCACAGCTAAAGCATGTCAACCAGGATGATGTTGAGTCCTTTATGAGTAGAGCCAATTAATTTTGAACTCTTTAAGGCCCTTAGATGGAATCAAAATCGTTGCTGTATAAGTCCAAAAGAGTTCTATATGTCCCGGTAGGCTACTTGATGGAATAGTTTTATAAGTAAACTTTTCATCTTACTTTGACTTTGTATCTTGAACAATATATAGGAGTGCTAAAATGTCTTGTTTTTATAAGGTTATGAAGGAAAGGATTCTGGATTGGCAGCAGTCACTATGTTGGCATCATCATTGGACTATATGTCTTCTAGATCGTCACTCAAACTGCTTTTACCCTTGGCAAGTGTTATTGAAGCGAAATTGCTTAAGCATTGTTTCTCTGTGAAGTGTTATTATCTGCTTGTATGTATATTGACAATAATCTGATGTTATTTCTCTTCGGTGAGCAGGCAGACCCTGCACAGGTCCTAAATGTTCCTGTTATTCCTATTGGAACATTGCTTCTCCTAAATATTTACACTTCCTTTTGATGCAGGCCGTAGATCTAGTGTATCCTTGTATAATAGAATTTCTCAATCATCATGACGCAGCTTGAAGTTGTTGAGACTTCTTCTTCATTCAAGCTTCGTTCTGTATTTTTTTCCCCATGAAGGAAGGAGCCGACTTAAGAAGAATCTTCAAGCTAGTCTTGCCCTTAAAATTCTACATCAGCTagtacatatacatacataaaagGAGGTAAAGGATCAATACCATGCATGTAGTTGTATTGTTGTATTAAAGTTTGTTAATATGTACAGACATTTAGAAAAAGTAGTGTATGTTTATATGGTATACATATATCACTACTCTCTCTCTCTTAGACAACAACATGTAGTTGTATTGTTGTATTAAAGTTTGTTAATATGTACAGACATTTAGAAAAAGTAGTGTATGTTTATATGGTATACATATATCACTACTCTCTCTCTTAGACAACAATACTTCATCATTTGTAAATGGTTAACCATTAGAAATTTTGACTCTCACAAAACATTTGATGATCTTAAG
This window of the Gossypium hirsutum isolate 1008001.06 chromosome A09, Gossypium_hirsutum_v2.1, whole genome shotgun sequence genome carries:
- the LOC107889135 gene encoding uncharacterized protein isoform X1, which codes for MMQIHVQSSFARFMCSQGYDTWIIELRGAGLSTQGMDFGQYIDPLDSISQRKDFYGKGTYYKRFSKTEKRYAFSSQITDLIEKLVNIIEEAERSSPVRAFDMQNSISKALKDMQKQLDLISKYDWDFDNYLEEDVPAVMEYIKDKSEPKDGKLLAIGHSMGSILLYAMLSRCGYEGKDSGLAAVTMLASSLDYMSSRSSLKLLLPLASVIEAKLLKHCFSVKCYYLLAVDLVYPCIIEFLNHHDAA
- the LOC107889135 gene encoding uncharacterized protein isoform X4, producing MMQIHVQSSFARFMCSQGYDTWIIELRGAGLSTQGMDFGQYIDPLDSISQRKDFYGKGTYYKRFSKTEKRYAFSSQITDLIEKLVNIIEEAERSSPVRAFDMQNSISKALKDMQKQLDLISKYDWDFDNYLEEDVPAVMEYIKDKSEPKDGKLLAIGHSMGSILLYAMLSRCGYEGKDSGLAAVTMLASSLDYMSSRSSLKLLLPLAVDLVYPCIIEFLNHHDAA
- the LOC107889135 gene encoding uncharacterized protein isoform X2, with amino-acid sequence MMQIHVQSSFARFMCSQGYDTWIIELRGAGLSTQGMDFGQYIDPLDSISQRKDFYGKGTYYKRFSKTEKRYAFSSQITDLIEKLVNIIEEAERSSPVRAFDMQNSISKALKDMQKQLDLISKYDWDFDNYLEEDVPAVMEYIKDKSEPKDGKLLAIGHSMGSILLYAMLSRCGYEGKDSGLAAVTMLASSLDYMSSRSSLKLLLPLASVIEAKLLKHCFSVKCYYLLVCILTII
- the LOC107889135 gene encoding uncharacterized protein isoform X3 translates to MCSQGYDTWIIELRGAGLSTQGMDFGQYIDPLDSISQRKDFYGKGTYYKRFSKTEKRYAFSSQITDLIEKLVNIIEEAERSSPVRAFDMQNSISKALKDMQKQLDLISKYDWDFDNYLEEDVPAVMEYIKDKSEPKDGKLLAIGHSMGSILLYAMLSRCGYEGKDSGLAAVTMLASSLDYMSSRSSLKLLLPLASVIEAKLLKHCFSVKCYYLLAVDLVYPCIIEFLNHHDAA